A genomic stretch from Theobroma cacao cultivar B97-61/B2 chromosome 4, Criollo_cocoa_genome_V2, whole genome shotgun sequence includes:
- the LOC18601203 gene encoding cysteine-rich repeat secretory protein 60: MALSIAQGSPLGSLSILLFPLSFIARMASSPLSLSLSLTIFLISFSSLCLRTLALSSDTDSLVFGGCTQQKYTPHSPYESNLDSLLTSLVNSATYSSYNNYTIMGSSPQDVVYGLYQCRGDLSMPDCATCVARAVSQTGSLCPTTCGAAVQLEGCFVKYDNATFVGVEDKNVVLKKCGPSVEYKKESEIVGRRDAVMAGLMSAGGPFRVGGSGEVQGLAQCVGDLSVGECQDCLSEAIGRLKSECGAAAYGDMFLGKCYARFSTAGAGDHYYAKSHNDKSINDGEKTFAIIIGLLAGIALLIIFLAFLRKVLDRNGK; the protein is encoded by the exons ATGGCTTTAAGTATAGCTCAAGGCAGTCCCCTCGGATCCCTATCTATCCTTCTCTTTCCCCTGAGCTTCATAGCCAGAATGGCAAGCTCTCCGCTCTCCCTCTCCCTCTCCCTCACCATTTTCCTTATCTCCTTCTCCTCTCTCTGCCTCCGAACGCTTGCTTTGTCCTCAGATACAGATTCATTGGTGTTTGGAGGCTGCACCCAGCAGAAATACACACCCCACTCACCCTACGAGTCCAACCTCGATTCCCTCCTCACTTCCCTCGTAAACTCTGCCACCTATTCCTCCTACAACAACTACACCATCATGGGCTCAAGTCCACAGGACGTCGTGTACGGGCTTTACCAGTGTCGAGGAGACCTGTCGATGCCGGACTGCGCCACCTGCGTTGCCCGCGCAGTGAGCCAAACCGGTTCCTTGTGCCCAACCACATGTGGGGCCGCGGTGCAGCTCGAAGGCTGCTTCGTCAAGTACGATAACGCCACGTTCGTGGGAGTTGAGGATAAGAACGTGGTGCTCAAAAAGTGCGGGCCGTCGGTGGAGTACAAGAAGGAGTCGGAGATTGTGGGGCGCAGAGACGCAGTGATGGCTGGACTGATGAGCGCTGGTGGACCATTCAGGGTGGGTGGGTCAGGGGAAGTCCAGGGTTTGGCCCAATGTGTAGGGGACCTCAGCGTCGGAGAATGCCAGGATTGTTTGTCAGAAGCAATCGGACGGCTGAAAAGCGAATGCGGAGCCGCTGCTTACGGTGACATGTTCTTGGGCAAGTGCTATGCTAGGTTCTCCACTGCGGGTGCGGGGGATCACTACTATGCTAAATCCCACAATG ATAAATCTATCAACGACGGTGAGAAGACATTCGCAATTATCATTGGATTATTGGCTGGGATCGCTCTTCTCATCATATTTCTTGCTTTCCTAAGAAAAGTGTTGGACAGAAATG GAAAATAA
- the LOC18601202 gene encoding 15.7 kDa heat shock protein, peroxisomal: MADGLFGYPLRRLFWSPPVFREWSGSTALMDWLESPSAHIFKINVPGYNKENIKVQVEDGNVLHIKGEGVKEESHAKDTVWHGAERGTGKGEFSRDIELPENVKVEQIKAQVENGVLTIVVPKDATPKPSKVRNINITSRL, translated from the exons ATGGCTGATGGTCTATTCGGGTACCCTTTAAGGCGCCTTTTCTGGAGCCCTCCAGTCTTTCGTGAATGGTCTGGATCTACCGCTCTGATGGATTGGCTCGAATCCCCAAGTGCCCACATCTTCAAGATCAACGTCCCAG GATACAACAAAGAGAACATAAAAGTGCAGGTAGAAGATGGAAATGTTTTGCATATCAAAGGAGAGGGTGTTAAAGAGGAGAGCCATGCAAAAGACACTGTCTGGCATGGAGCCGAGAGAGGGACAGGGAAAGGTGAATTCTCTCGGGATATTGAATTGCCAGAGAATGTGAAGGTCGAGCAGATCAAGGCCCAAGTCGAAAATGGTGTGCTCACCATTGTTGTCCCAAAAGATGCCACTCCAAAGCCATCCAAAGTGCGAAACATTAACATCACTAGCAGACTTTAG